Below is a genomic region from Paludicola sp. MB14-C6.
GTAATCAAAAGTGGTAATTATACAAATCTAGCGTCTCCTACGCCAAATAACGTTATCTATCAGCAATATGATTTAGTAGATAGTTCCTTATTACGCACTATGATTATAGAAAGCGGAGAGACTATGGGGGATGACATATTAAAAAAGGAATTTTTTGATGAACTTACTTTTATAATAACTTATAGTGAAACTACACAAACAGATGTATTGCAGATGAATATTGTTGTTAGAAAAAAATCAAATCTTGATTTAGTGTACAGTACTACATCCATGATAAAAACTTATAACGCTTGTATTAGTGATGCTACTGGACATAAAGAGGGTAACTATATTGAATTTGACGGTTAAAGAAATGAGAAATACCAATTGATAAGCTGTTCCCCATAAAGGCTTGATATCATAATTCCAATACTAAGGGAAGGGCCAAATGGTATCGTGGAGCCTTTTTGCTTGGTTTTGATTAACACAAAGGCTCCACTAATACCACCAATTATACATCCTATGAATAATGCTAGAAGGATGTTTTGATACCCAATTAGAAGTCCACATACAGCCATTAGCTTAATGTCTCCTCCACCAAAGCCATCTGTAAAACAAGCAATAATGAATAGAATAGCACTGGATGAAAAAAATCCAATCAGTTTATGCCAAAAAGGCATATCGTTTATCAAGAAGGATAGAGGAGATAAACAAAGTAGAAAAACAATTAACCCATTTGGTATTTCTTGTGAATGAATATCAATTCCTGAAATAACGATGAGTGTCGAAAACAATGCACAATATAGGACTGTTTTAAAAGAAACATCATATTGGATTAGAATAATTATGTATAGTAAGAAGTTTATCAATTCTATAGTAGGATAAATAAGTGAGATTTTAGTCTTACAATTTCTACATTTACCGCCAAGAAAAATATAACTGAATATTGGAATTAAGTCATAAGCTTTAATTTTACCATTACAGTTTGTGCAATGAGAGCTTCCCTTTATAATAGATTCTTTCCGTGGAATACGGTAAATACAAACATTTAAAAAACTTCCGATTAAAAGGCCTAGAATAATGATAAGGGTGCGAAAGTAAAGTTTCCCAAACATGGTCATTCTCCTTTTTTAATAAGAATGTTATTATTATATCATATTTTAGTATTTTTTGAAATAACAAGAAAGATAAAGGATGAAAATAATGGCTTTATTACCTATTGGTCAAATTTTAATAAATGATGGCGTGATAACTAAGGAACAGCTTAGTAGAGCTTTAGAGATTCAACAAACATCTGGTGGCAAAAAGCTTGGCGATATCCTTATTAATTTGCATTACATAACGCAAAAGGATTTTATGAAAGCTTTTTCTAAAAAACTGATGATAGATTTTGTTGATTTGTCTCAAATAGCAATTGATGTTAATACAGCAAAAATTTTAGGTGAAAAGAAATCGCAATCACAAAATGTTATTGCTTACAAATTAGAGAACAATGTACTATCTGTTGCTACAGATAATCCCTTGAATTTTTATCAGTTTGATGATATACAATTAGCGACAGGATATGATGTAAAACCTGTTTTGGCAACGACACAAGATATTAAAGAAGGTATCGAGAAAACATTTCAAAGTGAAGAAACAAAAGAAGTGCTTGCATCATTAAATGCAAAAGAAGTAGTTACCACTATAGATGAACTAGATGAAGAAATTGTAGATCTTGGTGAAAAGATTGATAGTGCTCCTGTTGTAAGATTAGCAAACAAAATTATAATTGATTCATTTAAAAATGGTGTAAGTGATATACATATCGAGCCTGGTAGGATTAAAACTCGCATTCGTGTTCGTATCGATGGCGAATTAGTTGAGCAGTTATCTATTTCAAAAGCTGCTCATGAAGCTTTAATAACACGTTTGAAAATATTGAGTAATTTGAATATAGCTGAGAAGCGAATTCCGCAAGACGGAAGATATAGTATTGATATAGAAGGAAAAATGCTCGACCTTCGTGTTTCAACATTACCCACAGTAAATGGTGAAAAAATGGTTATTCGTTTATTGGGTTCTGATACGCAAAAGATAACCAAGCTTATTGAATTGGGGATGAATCAATCTGATTTAGATAGCTTTACCCAAATGTTAAAATACCCTAATGGAATTATTTTAGTGACTGGACCCACAGGTAGTGGAAAAACGACTACTTTATATGCAGCACTTGATGAGATTGCAAAACCAAATATTAACGTAGTGACAATTGAAGATCCGGTTGAAAAAAATATGGATGGAATTAACCAAGTACATATAAATGTAAAAGCAGGGTTGACATTTGCAGAGGGATTGCGTTCCATTTTGCGTCAAGATCCTGATGTTGTAATGGTTGGTGAAATTCGTGATGGCGAA
It encodes:
- a CDS encoding PulJ/GspJ family protein — encoded protein: MKYNYRCKKGFTLVEVVVTSAISSIILIGALSVVMITLNTVAFNSNVANAKNISCQLVEFITNKVKYANSLVIKSGNYTNLASPTPNNVIYQQYDLVDSSLLRTMIIESGETMGDDILKKEFFDELTFIITYSETTQTDVLQMNIVVRKKSNLDLVYSTTSMIKTYNACISDATGHKEGNYIEFDG
- a CDS encoding prepilin peptidase; protein product: MFGKLYFRTLIIILGLLIGSFLNVCIYRIPRKESIIKGSSHCTNCNGKIKAYDLIPIFSYIFLGGKCRNCKTKISLIYPTIELINFLLYIIILIQYDVSFKTVLYCALFSTLIVISGIDIHSQEIPNGLIVFLLCLSPLSFLINDMPFWHKLIGFFSSSAILFIIACFTDGFGGGDIKLMAVCGLLIGYQNILLALFIGCIIGGISGAFVLIKTKQKGSTIPFGPSLSIGIMISSLYGEQLINWYFSFL
- a CDS encoding GspE/PulE family protein encodes the protein MALLPIGQILINDGVITKEQLSRALEIQQTSGGKKLGDILINLHYITQKDFMKAFSKKLMIDFVDLSQIAIDVNTAKILGEKKSQSQNVIAYKLENNVLSVATDNPLNFYQFDDIQLATGYDVKPVLATTQDIKEGIEKTFQSEETKEVLASLNAKEVVTTIDELDEEIVDLGEKIDSAPVVRLANKIIIDSFKNGVSDIHIEPGRIKTRIRVRIDGELVEQLSISKAAHEALITRLKILSNLNIAEKRIPQDGRYSIDIEGKMLDLRVSTLPTVNGEKMVIRLLGSDTQKITKLIELGMNQSDLDSFTQMLKYPNGIILVTGPTGSGKTTTLYAALDEIAKPNINVVTIEDPVEKNMDGINQVHINVKAGLTFAEGLRSILRQDPDVVMVGEIRDGETAAIAVRAAITGHLVLSTIHTNDAVSTISRLVDMGVEPYLVSSSLVGVVAQRLVKLCCPYCAKDVETNSLEMKLLGISKPTMIKVAVGCEECSNTGYKGRTAIYEMITISKVIKKMITNEADEAAIKEQARLEGASFLRESVSRLVLEGKTDIRQLIKTTYGMDD